The following coding sequences are from one Hippopotamus amphibius kiboko isolate mHipAmp2 chromosome 9, mHipAmp2.hap2, whole genome shotgun sequence window:
- the LOC130829024 gene encoding protein MIX23-like has translation MGELLKVMRMIDDRLVHELNTTVPTASSAGETDASQTCEQLYESLMAAHASRDRVIKNCIAQTSSVVQQLQEEREKNTDDLTLLRQLRREQTESKWMQSELSAEGW, from the coding sequence ATGGGTGAATTACTCAAGGTGATGAGGATGATTGATGACAGACTAGTACATGAGTTAAACACTACGGTTCCAACAGCTTCCTCTGCAGGGGAAACGGATGCCAGTCAAACCTGTGAACAACTTTATGAGTCTCTGATGGCGGCCCATGCCAGCAGGGACAGAGTCATAAAAAACTGTATCGCTCAAACCTCATCCGTAGTACAGCAGctccaagaagagagagaaaagaatacgGACGATTTAACGTTATTAAGGCAACTCAGAAGAGAACAGACAGAGTCGAAATGGATGCAGTCAGAACTGAGTGCTGAAGGGTGGTAA